Proteins encoded together in one Microcebus murinus isolate Inina chromosome 16, M.murinus_Inina_mat1.0, whole genome shotgun sequence window:
- the CEBPA gene encoding CCAAT/enhancer-binding protein alpha, translating to MEPADFYEAEPRPPMSSHLHSAPHAPGSAAFGFPRGAGSAQPPAPPAAAEPLGGICEHETSIDISAYIDPAAFNDEFLADLFQHSRQQEKAKAAAGPAGGGGGDFDYPGAPAGPGGAVMPGGAHGPAPGYGCAAGGYLDGRLEPLYERVGAPALRPLVIKQEPREDDEAKQLALAGLFPYQPPPPPPPSHAHPPPAHLAAPHLQFQIAHCGQTTMHLQPGHPTPPPTPVPSPHPAPALGGAAAGLPGPGGALKGLAPAHPDLRAGGGAGKAKKSVDKNSNEYRVRRERNNIAVRKSRDKAKQRNVETQQKVLELTSDNDRLRKRVEQLSRELDTLRGIFRQLPESSLVKAMGNCA from the coding sequence ATGGAGCCGGCCGACTTCTACGAGGCGGAGCCGCGGCCCCCGATGAGCAGCCACCTCCACAGCGCCCCGCACGCGCCCGGCAGCGCCGCCTTCGGCTTCCCGCGGGGCGCGGGCTCCGCGCAGCCCCCCGCGCCACCTGCCGCCGCGGAGCCGCTGGGCGGCATCTGCGAACACGAGACGTCCATTGACATCAGCGCCTACATCGACCCGGCCGCCTTCAACGACGAGTTCCTGGCCGACCTGTTCCAGCACAGCCGGCAGCAGGAGAAGGCCAAGGCGGCCGCGGGccccgcgggcggcggcggcggcgacttCGACTATCCGGGCGCCCCCGCGGGCCCCGGCGGCGCCGTCATGCCCGGCGGGGCGCACGGCCCGGCCCCCGGCTACGGCTGCGCGGCGGGCGGCTACCTGGACGGCAGGCTGGAGCCGCTGTACGAGCGCGTCGGGGCGCCGGCGCTGCGGCCGCTGGTGATCAAGCAGGAGCCCCGCGAGGACGACGAAGCCAAGCAGCTGGCGCTGGCCGGCCTCTTCCCCTaccagccgccgccgccgccgccgccgtcgcaCGCGCACCCGCCGCCCGCGCACCTGGCCGCGCCTCACCTGCAGTTCCAGATCGCGCACTGCGGCCAGACCACCATGCACCTGCAGCCCGGCCACCCCACGCCGCCGCCCACGCCCGTGCCCAGCCCACACCCAGCGCCCGCGCTCGGCGGCGCCGCCGCCGGCCTGCCCGGCCCGGGCGGCGCGCTCAAGGGGCTGGCCCCGGCGCACCCCGACCTTcgcgcgggcggcggcgcgggcaaGGCCAAGAAGTCGGTGGATAAGAACAGCAACGAGTACCGGGTGCGGCGCGAGCGCAACAACATCGCGGTGCGCAAGAGCCGCGACAAGGCCAAGCAGCGCAACGTGGAGACGCAGCAGAAGGTGCTGGAGCTGACCAGTGACAATGACCGCCTGCGCAAGCGGGTGGAACAGCTGAGCCGCGAGCTGGACACGCTGAGGGGCATCTTTCGCCAGCTGCCAGAGAGCTCCTTGGTCAAGGCCATGGGCAACTGCGCGTGA